The window aataaaataattaaaactttctcatctaaaaagaaaatgtgatttagatttataatttttaaatgagaatatctactgtatattatgtatttacattattattagtaataatacaTGCCTATTAGAATTAAAATAGTCATGTTAAAGACCATATGACTGTCTctcctttttattttgtaaactaataaactgaataataatgtggaaaaagaaTGTTCTTGTTGCTGAAACATATATGATTACTCatatttttactaaaaaaacaaaacaaaacaattattaatattaaatattcttGAGATTTAATATGAAAAGGTTACAACCTTATTATTCATCTCCAAAAGTATCAAATGCTTCAccattaaataatgttcatcACTGGACTCATTTGTTAAAATTATTAATACATGAttattcaaaatatattattgtgaaggcaaaaaaaaacaaaacaaagtatgctaaatatatttgtagtttGAATAGCTTTATAATATTATTCACATAACTGCTGGTTTATTAGGCACAAtgatcctatatatatatatatatatatatatatatatatatatatatatatatatatatatatatatagatagatagatagatagatagatagatagatagatagatataaatgtATAGCAGATTTGCGTGAACATTTGTCACAGGGTTGCAGAAAATTAAATGTTGGATAACACAGGTCGGATATAAATTTGCCCAATAACttgacaagaaaaagaaaaacaaataactcAGTGAAAAGGGGTTAtccatctcattcccttctttttttgttttcaatgttATTTTTTGAATAATTGAAATTCCTCTCTGaggaaaggttaaaaaaagtgaGAGGAGGGACCACAGTCAGTTATCTACTGCTGCTTACTTGTTAGTCTAGATTGTATGAGGGAAATCACGTGATGTCAGAACCTCATGTCATGAACCTTTTGAACAAAGTGAGATGTGCTCAGTTTGACCATCTATACAGTAGTAAGAGGAGACATGCTACTACACGCAGACCTCAGACTGAAGATGCTGATGATGTGGATTACAGTGatgctttttaataaaattggTAAGTGTCCATGGTTTTGATTGTTTCTATTCAAAGGCACTTAATGCTCTAATGAGAGTCTCTGTGTATTACAGATACAATAAAGTTTGTTATTTAACTCCTAACAGCAGATTCTGCACAGACAAACGATGTCAGTCAGCCGAACCCACTGATCACTGCTGATGTTGGTGATAATGTGACTCTGCACTGCTTTAGACTGGGAGAAGATAGCTCTAGAGTCATCTTTTGGTACAAGCAAAAAGCAGGACATGAGCCACGTGTAATGGTCACAGTTCATCAAGAGCCAAATTACGAAGATGAGTTCAAGTCACCAAGATTCAGTATCAAGAAAGAACAAACGAATTACCATTTAAATATTGCTAATGTGGAACCATCAGATGAAGCCATGTATTACTGTGGACTGAGAGACTTTTTAATAAGGTTTGGAAATGGAACATTTTTATCAGTGAAAGGtaagaattttaaaatgtacacagttaGGTTAATACATATGTAATTAGttaatattttcttaaatatgACATTTATGATTAACAAAGGGAAGCCCTGAACCTAAAGTTGGCaatctcattattttttacttactgTGATGTAATAATCTATTATTCAGTTAAAGAACGCATTATTTTGAGTTGCTATcttgttattttatgttaataacttttaaCCAAGACATCATTATTTCCACACTAAAGGTCCATAATGGTCACAGCGGTTATTTTGACTGTTTGAATTTAATGCTCAGGTACTATCTGGGAACCAGCATATgcaaataaatgattatatacaagtattttacagcaaaacacCTTAAATTTCTAATGCTGGATTTGATCTTGAGTGTCAGTACAtttacaactccaattccaaaaaagttgggacactaggtaaaatgtaaataaaaacagaatgcaatgatttgcaaatctcataaacccgtatgttattcacaatagaacatacaaaacatataaaatgtttaaacttaggaaatgtaccattttaaggaaaaaataaggtcatttttacaTTGATTGCCAcaacacatctaaaaaaaaaagaagctgggacagggcaacaaaatgctggaaaagtaagttttattaaaatgaaacagctggaggaaaattttgcaactaattaggttaattggcaacaggtcagtaacatgattgggtttttaaaagaggatcttagagaggcaatgtctctcagaagtaaagatgggatggaatctggatggaagcatgttactctaaaacctgtatatacctttcagcattgaaaTATACcttgtatatacctttcagtatggggcactaatgcaccccatacaatcagagatgcaggcttttaaactgagcgctgataaaaaaagacggatggtccctctcctctttagtcctctttagtttagttcATCCagggtttccaaaaagaatttcaaagttcgattcgtctgaccacagaacagttttccactttgactcagttcattttaaatgagctctggcccagagaagacggcggtgtttctggatcatgttcacatacggCCTCTTCTTTGCATGAAAGGGCTTTAACTAATGTTTGCGGATGGCACGGAGAACTGTGTTCACCGACAGtgaattttgtgaattttgagAAATTGTATGATGATGTCTTGTCACAACAATTCTATTTATATTTGGGTGTATGAAAAAAGTTCTGTATTTGattgctttaattaaaaaaaaaagtaatataaacATTATGTACCAGCTCTCTAGATTACCTTGTTGGAATTTATACTTCCAGCGGAGTCACTGTCTCTTCGTGCATATGCTATAATTAACTGCATCTGCTTTATGGgccatatttatttacaaaggtCTGCTTTGCACTGAACAGGTGATGGAGATGTAAAAGTGTCAGTGTTCCAGAGCGGCGTGTCGGACTCGGTTCCTGCAGGAGCGTCAGTGACTCTGCAGTGCTCGGTTCTCTCTGAGAGCAGATCAGCAGAACTCCAAGTGCTCTGGTTCAGAGCTGCTCCACCACAATCCCATCctcaaatcatttacactcaCCACAACAGCAGCCATCAGTGTGAGAGCGgctcttctacacacacctgtgtgtacaaCTTCTCCAAGAACATCCTCAGCCTCAATGATACTGGAACTTACTACTGCGCTGTGGCCGTGTGTGGGAAGATCATTTTTGGGAACGGGACACGAATGCAGTTGGGTAAGAAGTATAATGTTTTAGTGATATGCCAGAGCACAGATGCCACTATTGTCTATCTACTCTACGTctatttacttgtatttgaCGAGCCAAGTTGtctaattataaatatttctatTGTTATCAAACCCCACATCTCAAATCATTTTTCTTGCTCATTTTCAATGACCTAAAGAAATAAGTTGATTTATCATAGAAGTAAACACTGAGCCTATATTTAACACTGTGATATTTACTGTGTGACAGAGGTTGATATTGTTTGTTGATATTGTTTGATATTGTCTGTGTGACAGAgattgatattgtgatatttactgtgtgacagagagatcTGTGGACCCTGTAGTGATCTACCTCGCTGTAgctttgggagtgtgtgtggttgtgatcTTTGCTTTGATCTTTCTCATAACCTGTAAAGGACGAAACAGAGGTAAGTCTGCATGgctattattaacattattagattattataaagttattttaaaattacattattttcattatgtACAATGAATCACcagtttattagttattatactgttatatatatatatatatatatatatatatatatatatatatatatatatatatatatatatatatatatatatatataaatgcaataTATACACAAAGTTACACTTTATTAAATACACTGATCTGgtacaaagcagagttactgttaccaccccataTTTTCCCACTAATATCACACCCTGATGGGTTTTattagcaatttgccaacaattacatttttatttcattaaaagcaacatgtcatgctttttccatttattatagctacatttaatgctgtggaacatccacagaAACAAAGTAGCTCATGTTATATAGCAGCTTTAAAGAGTTGTTGCTTTTTCTTCTCTACAGTGAGACTAAAACAAGGTTCTGTGACCGACAAGACCCCCAATCAGGTAAATTTTCAGGATATGTGAACACATGATGTTATAAACAGACAAGCAAGTAGTTTACAATTTTTGCATCAAAGTATAATAATTCTAAAGTCTAATTCTAATAATCTAATATCCATTCCTACAGGACTGTGACACTGTGGAGGTGAATTACGCTGCCTTACATTTCAATGAGAGGAGAGCCAAAAGAGGACGAATGAAGAAACAACAACCTCAAGATATTATATATTCTGATGTGCGAGGTCTTTCTGTAACTAAGATTTGATCTCTAATCTGATTCAATGTAATTAGTTCTGTTATCAGGTTTCATTTGTACTGTAGACGTGTTTTTGTTAATGATTGTTTGGACTGAATGTAAACTGAAAGTAGTACTTTTAGCCCTTTCTTGATTTCTTCACAGACTTAATTGTTTCAGATCtccaaaacaaaaccttttcaTCAATGCTAGGTAGACTAAATGTCTCGGAAAACAGCACACTATGCTACCATCACTAGAAACTCCAGAAAAGTTGGGTATTGAAATACAGccgtatatatttattaggatCATTTCTTACTCCAAATTGAGAAAACTTGGAACAATGGTGAATCATCCCAGAAGTGGCCGGCCTACCAACATTCCTCAATGAGTGCCTCGACTTTTCTGAGAAGTCACAAAATAATCCAGATAAACATATAAGAAACCACAGGTCTCACTCGTCTCGGATATGTTCACCCTTCGTAGAAAGACACTGAGCAAAAATTGTATCCATTTGAGAGTTGCAAGGCAATAACCACTGCAAACCAGAGGAACTTAAATGGTTGCCTAATATTTGCTAAAAAAACACTGTATGACCCTCAAGCATTTTGGGATTATGTCTGGTGGCATGATGAGTCGAATTTGTTTAATTACTTCAAAAACATTAAGAACATCATAACAACTGTCAAACATTGTGGTGGTAATgcgatggtgtggggatgctttgctgatTCAGGGCTTAGGTGAATTGCCTTAATTGACAGAGCCAGATTTTCTTgatctttttaaaacattatctaCCTCAATTAACCAATTTTTTTATGCCCATTTTCAAGATTGTATTgacatctggtgtttccatccagagtTTCTTTTTTATGCAATATCACAACATTTGCATAAACATACATGGatgaaacatctgggttacgcatttaaccctgttccctgagaagggaacgagatgttgcgttaAACATTACAGTATAGGAGCGCCCTTGCGCAcgcgaccggtatctgaagcttgtgtaatatCATGcctctacagtgagggaaaaaagtatttgttccctgctgattttgtacgtttgcccactgacaaagaaatgatcagtctataattttaatggtaggtttatttgaacagtgagagacagaataacaacaagaaaatccagaaaaacgcatgtcaaaaatgttataaattgatttgcattttaatgagggaaatatgtatttgaccccctctcaatcagaaagatttctggcccccaggtgtcttttatacaggtaacgagctgagattaggaccacactcttaaagggggtgctcctaatctcagcttgttacctgtataaaagacacctgtccacagaagcaatcaatcaatcagattccaaactctccaccatggccaagaccaaagagctctccaaggatgtcagggacaagattgtagacctacacaagtctggaatgggctacaagaccattgccaagcagcttggtgagaaggtgacaacagttggtgcgattattcgcaaatggaagaaacacaaaagaactttcaatctccctcggcctggggctccatgcaagatctcacctcgtggagttgcaatgatcatgagaacagtggggaatcagcccagaactacacgggaggatcttgtcaatgatctcaaggcagctgggaccatagtcaccaagaaaacaattggtaacacactacgccgtgaaggactgaaatcctgcagcgcccgcaaggtccccctgctcaagaaggcacatatacatgcccgtctgaagtttgccaatgaacatctgaatgattcagaggacaactgggtgaaagtgttgtggtcagatgagaccaaaatggagctctttggcatcaactcaactcgccgtgtttggaggaggaggaatgctgcctatgaccccaagaacaccatccccaccatcaaacatggaggtggaaacattatgctttgggggtgtttttctactaaggggacaggacaacttcaccgcatcaaagggacgatggacggggccatgtaccgtcaaatcttgggtgagaacctccttccctcagccagggcattgaaaatgggtcgtggatgggtattccagcatgacaatgacccaaaacacacggccaaggcaacaaaggagtggctcaagaagaagcacattagggtcctggagtggcctagccagtctccagaccttaatcccatacaaaatctgtggagggagctgaaggttcgagttgccaaacgtcagcctcgaaaccttaatgacttggagaagagctgcaaagaggagtgggacaaaatccctcctgagatgtgtgcaaacctggtggccaactacaagaaacgtctgacctctgtgattgccaacaaggattttgccaccaagtactaagtcatgttttgcagaggggtcaaatacttatttccctcattaaaatgcaaatcaatttataacatttttgacatgcgtttttctggatttttttttgttgttattctgtctctcactgttcaaataaatctaccattaaaattatagactgatcatttctttgtcagtgggcaaacgtataAAATCAGcagggatcaaatacttttttccctcactgtgtttataggcctgtcatgatcaggtgacgtggcaattaagtgcgtcgcgtgatatatgtatggcacctgtgaaccccACAGTGAGCCTCTATtttctgaagcgaagacgcaattcacaggcctgccctggtatgacaaagctgcCCAATGTCTTgtttccttctcagggaacaggtttacatgcgtaacccagacgttccctttcaaagggaactccacattgcgtttagcataacactatgggaacgagaattaccactccgtcatactgagggtacggcctgttcaaaaagacccaagcctgagggtcactgcaaggcACTTGAGCCCggggcggaatgaatatccaggctgtaataacgaatgaatgtgtgtggcgtagaccaccatgcagcagcacacacatcctgtaaggataccacattggacaaagccttcgaggaggcgacccccctagtggaatgagcccttatgcccagaggcatagtgaGACTGCACACAGATTGCTTCCACTACCCatttagagatgcgctgctttgacacagcatcacctctactgtcaccaccaaagcagaccagcagctgctctgacttacacccctggccggagcagtggacgtaagtacagagagcccttactggacacagcaggtgcatcctctcttgttccggtgtgaggaacagaggaggggagaaagcctgcaacaccacaggctgggcagccaatgtaggcactttaggaatataatttgGCCTagtatacaggaaggccttggctaattcaggggcaaagtcaaggcaggaaggggaaaCAGAGAAAGCTTGTAGATCTActtactcacttgagagatgtcagggccaacagaagagctacctttagagtcagaagcttctcagaggctgactctaagggctcaaatggggcccctgacagaccttccgaGACCatagaaaggtcccaggaaggtatgcgtggcctgcagatgggcttcagccacctgacaccacgcatgaacctcaaagttagaggatgttgccccacagaggctccataaTGCAGTGGAGAGCCGaccccggaagacagagcaagagatagagcagagCTCATCTCCGGCTTCTCTTCCgcatccataagagatcccccagaCCTGAGACAGCTGGCAGccttggcagcggccggcccagatccgcgaggctctgagaCCTGActtgcttcggcttccgagaagaaaGTGAGTCACGAGCTGAGCTGCCTGATATAGGAGTTAAAATGCGCAGCCTCTcaaggctgccatcgcatgctgcACTCCTAGACAcctcacacagaaagtgtgcactattccctgtgatgaaacgggagcaaactgtaacacacttcctgaattctctcactcatatttttctttctcgctcattcctttttttcttctcttttttctttttaaagggatagaaaagtccagagattttgagaaaagatagggAGGAAATTaagtgtattttgtttgtttacacaaacaactgacatgcagtctcgctgaagataataaggctgacggcagggttcacaggtgccatatatatcacgcgacgcgcttaattgccacgtcacctgatcatagcaggcctataaatagatgcatgattttacataaacttcagataccggtcgcgctcaagggcgctcccatagtgttatgctacaTACAacgtgaagttccctttgaaagggaacataaCTAATGTTCAGCACAAGAGGAAAtacacctctgaatggctcaaaagaaacaaaatgaagttTTTGTAGCAGCCTAGTCAACGTCCTGACTTtgttattatatatactgtatgtaatggcCTTCACACTCACAACATCTCAACCTGAACACCTATGGGATATTTTAAAGTCATGTGTTAGAGAGCGCTCTCACCTGACTACAAAGAAGTACAATTAAGAAAACCTTCACTCAGTaagaatataatattttattttattaattattaattattatgtattaatttattaattattaattaattttattaataaagaaaatgtagtttactTATTGTCTAACTAAAGTGTAATgcttgtaaatatttaaacattgctATGATCACAATGTGTATAGTTATTTTACATATAGAAATaagtttattaatgtattttaaaataaaatatattttcattgtcttattattatttttgtgctaCAGAAGAATATGTGGATCCTGTAGTGATCTGCCTCGCTGTAGcattaggagtgtgtgtggttgtgatcTTTGCTCATGTCGTAAGCTCTAAAGGGAGAAACTGTGAACGTTGTCATGGTGAGTCTTTATTAAGGTTGTGTATCTGAATAGTATATCTTATACTGTACGTACacttatataatatgtataaaatcCTCATGGAATCATATATTTTTCCTCTACAGTGAGATCTCATCACGGTTCTGTAGTAGAGAAAACACTCAATCAGGtaaatgactttaaaatgtaataaaaacattattattagacTCAGTGCTATCAGGGATCACaatgaaaaatattacactAATAGTGATTTAATTCTGATAGCTGTCATTTACAGTGAACGCTTTATGTTATTTCCCACAGGGCCGTTCTGCTCTCGAGGTCAATTTCTCTGCTTTACATTTCAAAGAGAGGAAAATCAAACCCAATGATAGAGTGTACACTGAAGTGGTTTACTCCTCTTTTACTTAGAATATATTTCAGTAATGCTTTATATTACACATGATATTACTGCACGTCTCTTACTGTTTCATGAATGCATTGATCAATAGTAAATCTACAGCAAGCCTTACATGTAttattgtcttttgttgtttttgtaaatgtaagaaTCTGTGGTTTGAAGTAAAAGTAAAGATCAGATGAAAGCTCATATCGTCCgaaatcattttaaactgttATTATCGTTACAGTCCCATGCCAACTGAAGAGACACATAAGGGGCACTCTACATAAGTTCTGTAATTTCTACAATAAAATACTGTGTTTAATCAAGTGTGGTcattttactgtgttttatgtttcaaTACAGCAACCTGGAGAAATACTGTCAGTATCAAcatataaatactgtatgagGTAACATTCCTGtgattatattgtaataataaagtaaatcatAAGTgaatacattaacattaactttacTGTAAAACTATGACCCAAAAGCATTTACCTGAAGAAGCAAAGGCCCTTACTGTTACGTTTCAAGGTGGAtgcggaagcaattgcagattttcaaacagtttaataaacgaacaaacaacaaaacaaatacactaagacaacttggcaaaatactgtggcaaaaactaaacatggaaGCGTGGACAATAGCATAGAAGACAATTACGTGAGACAAGggagcagtgcaaacagtggctatatataggagtgctcgttaacagaaacgtgattcaggtggtcatgtgacatattgtagtacagtgcagtggctgatgggaactgaagtccagagcttcctccttgatatatgacacttgcattaaaaaatgtagaagatgttagaaaataattgtttaagcaacagcattaaaataattaaaaggtCTGAGTTTGAAATTAATTTGCTGTGACCGTCACTCCTGGAAACCGTCTTGAAGGCTACTGTCTCATAGTCatatttttatctcaaaccccaATGTAAATTCAGtgtatagtaaaaacaaaaaaacaaaaggatgtAATtgtcacactgtaaaaccggataagttcacttaactcaaaaaatttgaggaaactaattacctctaAATTTTTAACACTTTCGTGCTGTGACCTCTACAAAACTTAACAGCAGCAGTATTTTTGGCCATTAGCTGTATAACACAGCCTGTGTTGTTTCTTCCCTACATTAATTTTTGCTTGATGTATAAATTTGAAGTGATGGTGCACTGTAATGCGGTgtaatttactgaagttattgaATTATTATAACAGGCACCACATAAAAACAGCCCTTTCTAAATCACTGCATTAAAATAGCTTTACACACGATTTGTTGTATACATAAAATCGATTGAAGTTTACAGTggtattatatgtttataataatctgaTGATCACAAATCTGCATGATATAGTATCATAGCTATAaggcaaaaaaaccaaacaaacaaacaacaaaaaaaaacaacaaaaacaaaaaccaaacaaatccacACTCACTGAATGAATAATGGATGAAAGTTGAGTGAATTCAAAAGTCGAGAGTAAATACTATTTATAATACCGTGTTCGGGTCACCACATTCAAAGTaaatcaaaaaaaagaaaagaaaaaagattttggAAGCCAGTTTTGCCACAGGTTGTATATTAAGACCAATACATGACCCTCTAAAATAATccattataaatattacaataataattaaatttatagttacaaaaatacagtattaCACGGTATGATTTTTATGTGCTTTCACTATAACACAGAGATACATGAATAAATCAAGCCCCGCCCCTATCCTTAACTTGCATttaaggcacaatcacatacacacctgttcatacactacagacacaccaatcatgcatgtctttggactgtgggaggaaaccagagtacccggaggaaacccccgcagcacgggaagaacatgcaaactccacacacacagcaccacggtgggaatcgaacacctgaccctggaggtgtgaggccaacgtgctaaccactaagccaccgtgccccccggataagttcatttaactcaaaaaatttgaggaaactaatgacctcaatttttaaatcaatttctttaagccaaatacacttaaatataacaagtatGAGATAAATTTTTGTTCTATTTAAGTAtttttggcttaaagaaattgatttatcaacttaaaaatttaaaggtaattagtttcctcta is drawn from Ictalurus furcatus strain D&B chromosome 8, Billie_1.0, whole genome shotgun sequence and contains these coding sequences:
- the LOC128611983 gene encoding uncharacterized protein LOC128611983 gives rise to the protein MLLHADLRLKMLMMWITVMLFNKIADSAQTNDVSQPNPLITADVGDNVTLHCFRLGEDSSRVIFWYKQKAGHEPRVMVTVHQEPNYEDEFKSPRFSIKKEQTNYHLNIANVEPSDEAMYYCGLRDFLIRFGNGTFLSVKGDGDVKVSVFQSGVSDSVPAGASVTLQCSVLSESRSAELQVLWFRAAPPQSHPQIIYTHHNSSHQCESGSSTHTCVYNFSKNILSLNDTGTYYCAVAVCGKIIFGNGTRMQLERSVDPVVIYLAVALGVCVVVIFALIFLITCKGRNRVRLKQGSVTDKTPNQDCDTVEVNYAALHFNERRAKRGRMKKQQPQDIIYSDVRGLSVTKI